In uncultured Methanobrevibacter sp., the genomic window GTTCAAAGGAAGCGGGAGTTTCTTTAGTGATGTCGTTTTTAATTTCATCCAAGGTCATTCCCAAAGCTATTTTTGATGAAATTTTAGCAATTGGATAACCTGTTGCTTTTGATGCAAGTGCACTACTTCTTGATACACGTGGATTTACTTCAATAACTTTATATTCATCAGTTTCAGGGTTTAGTGCAAACTGAATGTTACATCCACCGCGAATACCTAATGCTCTTATGATTTTAATTGATGCATCACGCATTTTTTGAATAGTCTCATCACATAAGTTTTGGATAGGAGCAACAACTACACTGTCTCCTGTGTGAATTCCCATAGGATCAATATTTTCCATGGTACAGACAATGATACAGGTATCTTCCTTATCTCTCATTACTTCAAATTCTATTTCTTTCCATCCTAAAACGGATTCATCAATAAGAACCTGGTTAATGAAACTCATATCCAAACCATGATTTGCAATTTCAATCAGTTCTTCTTCATTATGGGCAATTCCCCCACCTGTTCCGCCTAATGTGAATGCAGGCCTGACAATAACAGGATAACCAATATCTTCTACTGCTTTAAGAGCATCATCTACACTTTCTACAGCATGACATTTTGGAATTTCCTCTCCAATCTCTTCCATTAAGTTTGCAAATAAATCACGGTCTTCCACATCTTTAATTGTTTGAACATCTGAACCTAAAACCTTAATTCCTTCAAGCAATCCTAAATCTCCAAGACCTGTTGCGATATTTAATCCGGTTTGTCCACCCATGGTTGGTAAAATAGCATCAATTTCTTCTTCCTTTATAATTTTTGCAACAACTTCCGGAGTCAATGGTTCAGTATAAACTGTATCAGCCATATCAATGTCAGTTTGGATTGTAGCCGGATTACTGTTGACCAAAACAGTTTCAATACCTTCCTCTCTTAATGATTTACATGCTTGTGAACCTGAGTAATCGAACTCTGCAGCTTGTCCAATTTGAATAGGTCCAGAACCAATAATTAATACTTTTTTAATATCTTTATCAACTGGCATTTGTAATCCTCATTTAAATTTTTTAATAATCATCCATCATTTGACTAAACTCATCAAAAGTATTTCTTGTATCATTTGGACCAGGACCTGCTTCAGGGTGGTACTGTATACAACGCATAGGCAACTCCTTGTGGGAAATACCTTCAGGAGTTCCATCATTTAAGTTAACATGAGTTAAGACTAAGTCTGTTTCTTTTAAAGATTCCTTATCAATTGTAAATCCATGATTTTGAGATGTGATAAATACTTTTCCTGTATTTAAATCTTTTACAGGCTGGTTTTCACCACGGTGTCCGAATTTCATTTTATAAGATCTTGCTCCAAAAGATTTAGCAATCAATTGCTGACCCATACAGATTCCAAAAATAGGTAATCTGTTGGATAGTTTTTTCATAGTTTCGATAGTTTCTGTTACCCTATCCGGATTTCCAGGTCCTGAAGTAATCATCAAACCATTTGGAGAGTAATCAAGAACAGTCTTATAATCAGTATCATACGGGAATAAAATAACACCTATATCTCTTTCCAAAAATGAATTTACAATATTCCTTTTTACTCCACAATCGATTAAAGCAACTTTCTTATCAGCATCTTCATTGAAAATTTTGATTTCTTTTGTTGAAACTAAAGGCACAACATCAACATCTTCAATGCTTGGCTGTGATTTTGCCATTTCAATCAGTTTATCATCATCAATATTTTCAGTGGTTATTGCTGCTTTAAGTGAACCTCTCTCACGGATTTTTAAGGTTAAATCCCTGGTGTCGATTCCACTAATTCCGGGAGTTTTAAACTCTTTTAAAAAATCATCCAAAGTTTTTTGAGGTCCCCAGTTGGAAACTTCACGACAAACTTCACGACAAACAAATCCTTCAACCTGAATCTTATCAGATTGATACCAATCTTCACTTACCCCATGATTTCCTTCTAAAGGATAAGTGGACATTAAAATTTCTCCTTTAAAAGACGGGTCAGTTAATGATTCGGTGTAACCACCCATACCAGTAGAGAAAACAAGTTCTCCTAATTTGGTAGTTTCATAACCAAATCCTTCACCTTTTAAAACAGTACCATCTTCCAAAGCTAATTTAGCCATTTTTACCATTAAATCACCATAATAAAATATAAAAATTTACTATCTTTATTATATTTTATTTTAAATTATTATTAAACTTTGTTTTTTAGGTGTTTTAAATCACGATTTAGAAAAATTTTCATGAACTTTTGAATGGAATTTAAAAAAAGAAAAAATAGACTATTATTTAACAGTTATTTGTTTGATTACATCATATTTTTCATAATTAACTTTGCAGGAGAATTATTTAGAGATATTAAGCTTTTCTGTTTAACATTTAATGATAACCCTACAATCCATATACTTTAAAAATAATTATATACAATATTTAATTAACTGAATTAACGAGACCTTTCCATGAGCCGCAATACTGAAAAACTAGCTAAAAAACAATTGAAAAATCCTGCAGATTATAACAGGTTTAAAAAATTAATAAAAGAAACCAAAATTTATGATGCTCCCAAAACTTTAACCGGAGAGTTAAGACCATACCAAAAAATCGGTTATTCCTGGCTGATTCAAAATATACGATATAAATTTGGAAGCATTCTGGCTGATGATATGGGTCTCGGTAAAACAATGCAGGTATTGTCTGCAATTCTATACTATAAGGAACACGGCATTTTAGAAGACAAATCCTGCCTGATAATTGTGCCACCTACACTGATTCCAAATTGGGAAAACGAAATCAAAAAATTCACTCCTGATTTGACTTATTTTATATATCACGGATCAAATAGAACATTTCCTTTAGAAGATTATGACATCATCTTAACCTCATACGGCGTCATTAGACAGGATTTAGATATGTTTTTAGATAGAATATGGTTTTTATGTGTCATTGATGAAGCTCAAAACATTAAAAATCCGAATACCCAACAGACAAAAGCTATTAAAGAGGTTCAGGCAAGGACAAAAATCGCCATAACCGGTACACCAATTGAAAATAAACTAACTGATTACTGGTCAATATTTGATTTTGTAAACAAAGGATACCTATCATCACTGGACAGTTTCAAAGCGAATTATGTAATGCGAATTGAAAGATTAGAAGAAACAGAAACCTTAGAAAAGTTCAAGACAATAACAAAACCATTTGTCATGAGGCGCCTTAAAACCGATGACAACATCAAGGACGAACTTCCTGATAAAATTGTAAATGACATCTACTGCAGCCTGACAAATAAGCAAATCAAATTATACAATGCAATAATGGACGGCATCTTCGAAGACCTGGAAGGAAAAACAGGCATTGAAAGACGTGGAATCATATTAAACATTATCACAGGATTAAAACAGACATGCAATCATCCAGCACAGTTTTTGCGTTCAGACAATCCCAAAATCTCCGAATCCGGAAAGATGGAATTGTTGATTACAATTTTAGAGAATATCTTGGACATGAATGAAAAAGTGATAATATTTACCCAATATGCTCAAATGGGTGAAATCATACGAAAATTGGTTTCCAAAAAGCTAAAAACCGACGTACTGTTCCTGCACGGTTCACTTTCCCAACAAAAGCGAACGGAAGTGATTGATAAATTTCAGGAAAATAAGGATTATAAGATTTTAGTTGCAACACTTAAAACCGGAGGTGTTGGACTGAACCTGACTGCAGCACAAAACGTTATTCATTATGACTTATGGTGGAATCCCGCTATTGAAAACCAAGCTACAGACAGGGTACACAGAATAGGTCAGAAAAGTGATGTGATGGTTTATAGATTCATCACAAAAGGAACACTTGAAGAAGTGATTGACGAGATGAGCAAAAACAAATTGAATCTCGCTGAGAAGGCAATAAGTAGTGATGAAACATTCATTACCGAAATGACAGACGAAGAGCTGAAGGAAAAATTATCATTGAGACTGTGATGATTATTCTATTCTCAAACTAAAATTAAGACTTCTTGAAGAATGTGTCAGTGCTCCTATTGAAATGATATCTACACCATATTCAACATAATCCAGAATATTATTCTTGGTAATTCCGCCTGAAACTTCAATTAGAGAATTTTGACGAATATTCAATTTTTCAAGTGCATCAATGACTTCTTTTACTTCACTACCAGACATATTGTCAAGCATTACAATATCTGCACCATTTTTAACACAATCAATTGCATCATCCAATGTTTCCACTTCTATTTCGATTTTTTTGGAAAAACTTGTGTTTTCTTTAGCCTTTAGTAGAGCATCCAAAGGAGATCCGCAGACTGCAATATGATTGTCCTTAATCAAAACCATATCATCTAGGCTAAAGCGATGAGTATCCACACCACCAACATTCAAAGCATATTTATCAAATTTTGCTATTCCCGGTGAAGTTTTACGGGTCCCTGCAATTCTCACATCATACTCCTTAACCAAATC contains:
- the carA gene encoding glutamine-hydrolyzing carbamoyl-phosphate synthase small subunit, translating into MVKMAKLALEDGTVLKGEGFGYETTKLGELVFSTGMGGYTESLTDPSFKGEILMSTYPLEGNHGVSEDWYQSDKIQVEGFVCREVCREVSNWGPQKTLDDFLKEFKTPGISGIDTRDLTLKIRERGSLKAAITTENIDDDKLIEMAKSQPSIEDVDVVPLVSTKEIKIFNEDADKKVALIDCGVKRNIVNSFLERDIGVILFPYDTDYKTVLDYSPNGLMITSGPGNPDRVTETIETMKKLSNRLPIFGICMGQQLIAKSFGARSYKMKFGHRGENQPVKDLNTGKVFITSQNHGFTIDKESLKETDLVLTHVNLNDGTPEGISHKELPMRCIQYHPEAGPGPNDTRNTFDEFSQMMDDY
- a CDS encoding DEAD/DEAH box helicase, whose amino-acid sequence is MSRNTEKLAKKQLKNPADYNRFKKLIKETKIYDAPKTLTGELRPYQKIGYSWLIQNIRYKFGSILADDMGLGKTMQVLSAILYYKEHGILEDKSCLIIVPPTLIPNWENEIKKFTPDLTYFIYHGSNRTFPLEDYDIILTSYGVIRQDLDMFLDRIWFLCVIDEAQNIKNPNTQQTKAIKEVQARTKIAITGTPIENKLTDYWSIFDFVNKGYLSSLDSFKANYVMRIERLEETETLEKFKTITKPFVMRRLKTDDNIKDELPDKIVNDIYCSLTNKQIKLYNAIMDGIFEDLEGKTGIERRGIILNIITGLKQTCNHPAQFLRSDNPKISESGKMELLITILENILDMNEKVIIFTQYAQMGEIIRKLVSKKLKTDVLFLHGSLSQQKRTEVIDKFQENKDYKILVATLKTGGVGLNLTAAQNVIHYDLWWNPAIENQATDRVHRIGQKSDVMVYRFITKGTLEEVIDEMSKNKLNLAEKAISSDETFITEMTDEELKEKLSLRL
- the nadC gene encoding carboxylating nicotinate-nucleotide diphosphorylase, whose amino-acid sequence is MDKIIAYMLAEDEGFGDITSNAVIEKDKIVNASIVSKDEGILAGIELIRDLFEEFGIEITLCLKEGVKISRNDLLISFRGDARTILLLERTALNLLMRMSGVASAAAEYADLVKEYDVRIAGTRKTSPGIAKFDKYALNVGGVDTHRFSLDDMVLIKDNHIAVCGSPLDALLKAKENTSFSKKIEIEVETLDDAIDCVKNGADIVMLDNMSGSEVKEVIDALEKLNIRQNSLIEVSGGITKNNILDYVEYGVDIISIGALTHSSRSLNFSLRIE